The Persephonella sp. IF05-L8 genome contains a region encoding:
- the glnA gene encoding type I glutamate--ammonia ligase — translation MAMIQCQTPDDVLRVISEKGIAFIDLKFSDPFGQWQHLTIPAHEFSAESFENGIPFDGSSIRGWKGIQESDMLLIPDPKSAFIDPFISDPTVSLICDVVDPITREPYNRDPRQIAKKAIEFLKSTGIGDIAYFGPEAEFFIFDDIKFSNGPNHSYYEVDSIEGWWNTGREEMPNLGYKTPYKRGYFPVPPLDKMFDIRRDMVKTLEEVGITVEREHHEVGTAGQGEINFRFSDLVTTGDNVLKYKYVLRNVGYRHGKYVTFLPKPIAGDNGSGMHTHFSIWKDGENQFAGDQYAGLSEIALYAIGGIIKHGKAIAAFTNPTTNSYHRLVPGFEAPVRLAYSARNRSAAIRIPMGSASPKAKRIEVRFPDASSNPYLAFVALLMAAIDGIENQIHPGEPLDKDIYSLPPEELANVPSTPASLQEAIDALKEDMDFLTKGGVMDEDFINMWIETKQEEVDAIRLVPHPKEFELYYDI, via the coding sequence ATGGCAATGATACAGTGTCAGACACCGGACGATGTTTTAAGAGTTATCTCAGAAAAAGGGATTGCTTTTATTGACCTGAAATTTTCAGACCCATTTGGTCAGTGGCAACACCTGACAATCCCAGCACATGAGTTTTCAGCTGAAAGTTTTGAAAATGGAATTCCATTTGATGGTTCTTCAATTAGAGGTTGGAAAGGCATTCAGGAATCAGACATGCTCCTGATACCTGACCCAAAATCTGCATTTATTGACCCATTTATCTCCGACCCAACAGTATCATTAATCTGTGATGTAGTTGACCCTATTACAAGAGAACCATACAACAGAGACCCAAGACAGATAGCTAAAAAAGCTATTGAATTCCTCAAATCAACAGGTATTGGAGATATTGCTTACTTTGGACCTGAAGCAGAATTCTTTATCTTTGATGACATCAAATTCAGCAATGGTCCAAACCACTCTTACTATGAAGTAGACTCTATTGAGGGTTGGTGGAACACAGGTAGAGAAGAAATGCCTAACCTTGGATATAAAACACCTTACAAAAGAGGATACTTCCCTGTTCCACCATTAGATAAGATGTTTGACATCAGAAGAGATATGGTAAAAACACTTGAAGAAGTTGGTATCACAGTAGAAAGAGAACACCACGAAGTTGGAACAGCTGGACAGGGTGAAATTAACTTTAGATTTTCTGACCTTGTAACAACTGGTGACAACGTTCTCAAATACAAATATGTTCTCAGAAATGTAGGATACAGACATGGAAAATATGTAACATTCCTTCCAAAGCCAATTGCAGGTGATAATGGTTCTGGTATGCATACACACTTCTCTATCTGGAAAGATGGTGAAAACCAGTTTGCAGGAGACCAGTATGCAGGTCTTTCTGAAATAGCACTTTATGCAATTGGTGGTATTATCAAACACGGAAAAGCTATTGCAGCATTTACAAACCCAACAACTAACTCTTACCACAGACTTGTTCCAGGATTTGAAGCTCCAGTAAGACTTGCTTACTCTGCAAGAAACAGGTCTGCTGCTATAAGAATACCTATGGGTTCAGCCTCTCCAAAAGCTAAGAGAATTGAAGTAAGATTTCCAGATGCATCTTCAAACCCATACCTTGCATTTGTTGCACTTTTAATGGCTGCAATTGATGGTATTGAAAACCAAATCCACCCAGGTGAACCATTAGACAAAGATATTTACTCTCTTCCACCAGAAGAACTTGCAAATGTCCCATCAACTCCAGCTTCTCTCCAGGAAGCAATTGATGCCCTCAAAGAAGATATGGATTTCCTCACAAAAGGTGGAGTTATGGACGAAGACTTCATTAACATGTGGATTGAGACAAAACAAGAAGAAGTTGATGCGATTAGACTTGTTCCACACCCTAAAGAATTTGAGCTATATTACGATATTTAA
- a CDS encoding aldehyde dehydrogenase family protein, whose product MIKLPMIIGGQRVDKEEKIDVIYPYTQEKIGEVPKGSPEDVQKAIVKAKIGLQKLKELSSYEKYKILLKVANLLEERKEEFARTIVYEVGKTIREARTEVERAINTITLSAEEAKRIEGEYVHIDASPNGKGKKGFYFREPAGIVAAITPFNFPLNLTAHKIAPSIAAGCPFVLKPSERTPLSPTMLCELFLEAGVPEEAVSIIPGFADVGQAMTTHPDVRVVSFTGSLKVGEIIAKQAGLKKIVMELGSNSAVVVDEDANLELAAKKAVAGGFAVAGQVCISVQRILVHEKVADRFYELLKQEVSKLKFGDPMDEETDVGPIITVDEVNRIQSWIQEAVEKGAKVATGGEAEKTIFKPTVVVDVPEETKLFYEEAFAPVVTVKKFKDIDEALALVNKSNYGLQVGVFTNNIKNAWKFIENAEVGGVIINDIPTFRADNMPYGGVKGSGIGREGPKFAIEDYTEIKVVVFDLNA is encoded by the coding sequence ATGATAAAACTTCCGATGATAATTGGTGGGCAGAGGGTAGATAAAGAAGAAAAAATAGATGTTATTTATCCCTACACCCAGGAAAAAATCGGAGAAGTTCCAAAAGGCTCCCCTGAAGATGTCCAAAAGGCCATAGTAAAAGCAAAAATTGGACTTCAAAAACTAAAGGAGCTATCCTCCTACGAAAAATACAAAATTCTCCTGAAAGTAGCAAATCTTCTTGAAGAAAGAAAAGAAGAGTTTGCCAGAACAATTGTTTATGAAGTAGGAAAAACAATAAGAGAAGCCAGAACAGAAGTTGAAAGGGCAATCAACACTATCACCTTATCAGCCGAGGAAGCCAAAAGAATAGAAGGTGAGTATGTTCATATAGATGCTTCTCCCAATGGAAAAGGTAAAAAGGGTTTTTATTTCAGGGAACCGGCCGGCATTGTTGCGGCTATAACACCTTTTAATTTTCCACTTAATCTTACAGCCCATAAAATAGCTCCTTCAATTGCAGCAGGTTGTCCGTTTGTTCTGAAACCCAGCGAAAGAACACCACTTTCCCCAACAATGCTTTGTGAACTATTTCTGGAAGCAGGCGTTCCAGAAGAAGCAGTATCAATTATCCCTGGTTTTGCAGATGTTGGACAGGCAATGACAACCCATCCAGATGTTAGAGTGGTTTCTTTTACAGGCTCCCTTAAAGTAGGTGAAATAATAGCAAAACAGGCAGGACTTAAAAAAATCGTTATGGAGCTTGGTTCTAACTCCGCTGTTGTGGTTGATGAAGATGCCAACCTTGAGCTTGCAGCTAAAAAAGCTGTTGCAGGTGGATTTGCAGTTGCAGGACAGGTCTGTATATCAGTTCAAAGAATACTGGTTCATGAAAAAGTTGCAGATAGATTTTATGAACTTTTAAAGCAGGAAGTTTCCAAACTTAAATTTGGAGACCCTATGGATGAAGAAACAGATGTGGGTCCTATAATAACCGTGGATGAGGTAAACAGAATTCAATCCTGGATACAGGAAGCTGTGGAGAAGGGAGCGAAGGTTGCCACAGGTGGCGAAGCAGAAAAAACTATATTTAAACCTACGGTGGTAGTAGATGTACCAGAAGAAACCAAATTATTCTATGAGGAAGCATTTGCCCCTGTCGTAACCGTGAAAAAATTCAAGGATATAGACGAAGCACTGGCACTGGTAAACAAATCCAATTATGGTCTTCAGGTAGGGGTCTTCACAAACAATATAAAAAATGCATGGAAATTTATTGAAAATGCAGAAGTAGGCGGTGTAATCATAAATGACATACCTACATTCAGGGCAGACAATATGCCTTATGGAGGAGTAAAGGGAAGTGGAATAGGAAGAGAAGGTCCTAAATTTGCGATAGAGGATTATACAGAAATAAAAGTTGTGGTTTTTGACCTGAATGCCTAA
- the ruvA gene encoding Holliday junction branch migration protein RuvA, translating to MIEFIQGNIVEKNEDYIVIEKGGVGFKIYVPYEIEDGKVYTKLVVKDDGFFLYGFKNREDRDLFEQLTGITGIGVKHAFSILKRFTGGEVIQIIDEGDVQALMDVPGIGKKTAQRIIFELKGKLQFFENELLEDIVNALLSLGFEKKDAVWAAREALKETKELEIAIKKALQKLSEKG from the coding sequence ATGATTGAGTTTATTCAGGGGAATATTGTTGAAAAAAATGAGGATTACATTGTTATTGAAAAAGGGGGAGTTGGATTTAAGATTTATGTGCCTTATGAAATTGAGGATGGAAAGGTCTATACAAAATTGGTGGTTAAAGATGATGGTTTTTTCTTATATGGGTTTAAAAACAGAGAAGACAGGGATTTGTTTGAACAGCTTACTGGTATAACAGGAATTGGGGTAAAGCATGCTTTTTCTATTTTAAAAAGATTTACCGGTGGAGAGGTTATCCAGATTATAGATGAAGGGGATGTTCAGGCTTTAATGGATGTGCCAGGAATAGGCAAAAAAACTGCCCAGAGAATTATTTTTGAGCTTAAAGGAAAATTACAGTTTTTTGAAAATGAGTTACTGGAAGATATTGTAAATGCTCTGTTATCCCTTGGTTTTGAAAAAAAAGATGCAGTATGGGCTGCCAGAGAAGCCCTGAAAGAAACCAAAGAGCTTGAAATTGCAATAAAAAAAGCCCTTCAAAAACTGTCTGAAAAAGGATAG
- a CDS encoding P-II family nitrogen regulator: MKKVEAIIKPFKLDEVKDALTEIGVYGMTVTEAKGFGRQKGHTELYRGAEYVIDFLPKLKIEIVVDDEMVEKVVETIANAARTGRIGDGKIFVIPVEDVIRIRTGERGPEAI, encoded by the coding sequence ATGAAAAAGGTAGAAGCAATCATCAAACCGTTCAAATTAGATGAGGTAAAGGACGCTCTTACAGAGATAGGTGTATATGGTATGACTGTTACTGAAGCAAAAGGATTTGGAAGACAGAAAGGTCATACAGAGCTTTACAGAGGAGCTGAGTATGTAATAGATTTTCTTCCCAAGCTAAAAATAGAAATAGTTGTTGATGATGAAATGGTAGAAAAGGTTGTTGAAACAATAGCCAATGCAGCCAGAACAGGAAGAATAGGAGACGGAAAAATATTTGTTATTCCTGTAGAGGATGTTATAAGAATTAGAACAGGTGAAAGAGGCCCTGAGGCCATATAA
- a CDS encoding glycosyltransferase, whose product MIILPTIRFSTALREDARKKIERLGYADIVVGIPAYHSQTTISHVIEQVAEGLDRYFKDKKCLIFVSDGGSTDDTREIAEETDISRYNIEKIVTIYRGIPGKGSALRAVFEAAEFLKAEAVATFDSDLKSITPEWVKNVIEPIYHGYDYVCPYYKRYKFDGTITNTIAYNLTRALYGYRIRQPIGGDFGMSYKLVKDYLDKDVWETEVAKFGIDIWMTTTAIVDGYKICQARLGAKIHQEKDPGKDLSHMYREVVGTIFRLMEKYESFWKNVKGSKDVPILGNYVGQEPEPFEIDQQGLIEYFKIGYNNFGGVWKSILEEEDFRLIKRLYMEENLENFIFPVENWVRVVYRYASYFHATPRQKFKLLDTMIPLYNARVASLVNELRDKTDDEAEEYYNKQAEIFENMKDYLIKIW is encoded by the coding sequence ATGATTATATTACCAACAATAAGGTTTTCAACAGCTCTACGGGAAGATGCCAGGAAAAAGATAGAACGCCTTGGTTACGCCGATATAGTGGTAGGTATCCCTGCTTATCACAGTCAGACAACAATATCCCATGTTATTGAGCAGGTGGCAGAAGGATTGGATAGATACTTTAAGGATAAAAAATGTTTAATATTTGTTTCAGATGGAGGGTCAACAGATGATACCAGGGAAATAGCTGAAGAAACAGATATTTCCAGATATAACATAGAAAAAATAGTAACAATATACAGAGGAATTCCAGGTAAAGGCTCAGCCCTCAGGGCTGTTTTTGAAGCAGCAGAGTTTTTAAAAGCTGAAGCAGTTGCCACATTTGACTCAGACCTTAAATCTATTACTCCAGAATGGGTAAAAAATGTAATTGAGCCTATATATCACGGATATGATTATGTATGTCCCTACTACAAAAGATATAAATTTGATGGAACAATAACAAACACTATTGCCTATAACCTTACCCGTGCCCTTTATGGATACAGAATTCGTCAGCCTATAGGTGGAGATTTTGGTATGTCCTACAAACTGGTAAAGGACTATCTTGATAAAGATGTCTGGGAAACAGAGGTTGCTAAATTTGGAATAGATATATGGATGACAACAACTGCAATTGTAGATGGTTATAAAATCTGTCAGGCAAGACTTGGAGCAAAAATCCATCAGGAGAAAGACCCGGGAAAAGATTTATCCCATATGTACAGGGAAGTTGTAGGAACAATATTTAGACTTATGGAAAAGTATGAAAGTTTCTGGAAAAATGTTAAAGGTTCAAAAGATGTTCCTATACTTGGAAATTATGTTGGACAGGAACCAGAGCCTTTTGAAATAGACCAGCAGGGACTTATTGAGTATTTCAAAATCGGTTATAACAACTTTGGTGGTGTATGGAAATCTATCTTAGAAGAAGAAGATTTTAGATTAATAAAAAGGTTATATATGGAAGAAAATTTAGAAAATTTTATATTTCCAGTTGAAAACTGGGTTCGTGTTGTGTATAGATATGCATCTTATTTCCATGCAACGCCAAGACAGAAATTTAAACTCCTTGATACAATGATACCCCTTTACAATGCAAGGGTTGCCTCTCTGGTAAATGAACTCAGGGATAAAACAGATGACGAAGCCGAGGAATACTACAACAAACAGGCTGAAATCTTTGAAAATATGAAGGATTACTTAATAAAAATATGGTGA
- the cysM gene encoding cysteine synthase B, translating into MWILGEHDEPVRKTRKSILELVGNTPLIKLEKSLPDDIKEKPVEIYAKLEGYNPGGSVKDRPATRMIVEAIQSGKLTKDKIILDATSGNTGIALAMVGTALGYKVELAMPSNVSEERKRIIQAYGAKIHYTDPLQSTDGAILYVRELIEKYPDKYYYIDQYNNDANWRSHFYSTAVEIWNQTNQRITHFIAGIGTGGTIMGTGRRLKIFNPDIQIIGVQPDSPFHGIEGLKYIETSIKPGIFDENRLDRTMFIGTDIAYERARSLARKEGVFVGQSSGAAFEAAIQIAREIDEGVIVFICPDGGEKYLTTALWEI; encoded by the coding sequence GTGTGGATTTTAGGCGAACATGATGAACCTGTAAGAAAGACCCGTAAATCTATACTGGAGCTGGTTGGAAATACTCCTTTAATAAAATTAGAAAAGTCCCTTCCAGATGATATAAAGGAAAAACCTGTTGAGATTTACGCAAAATTAGAAGGATACAATCCTGGTGGTTCTGTTAAAGATAGACCTGCCACCAGAATGATTGTTGAGGCTATCCAGTCTGGCAAATTAACAAAGGATAAAATTATTCTGGATGCCACCTCAGGTAATACAGGAATTGCACTTGCTATGGTTGGAACTGCTCTGGGTTATAAAGTAGAATTGGCAATGCCCTCCAATGTAAGTGAAGAGAGAAAAAGAATTATTCAGGCATATGGAGCCAAAATACATTATACAGACCCTTTACAAAGCACAGATGGAGCGATTTTGTATGTAAGAGAGCTTATAGAAAAATATCCAGATAAATACTACTACATTGACCAGTATAACAATGATGCCAACTGGCGTTCCCACTTTTATTCAACTGCCGTTGAGATATGGAACCAGACCAACCAGAGAATAACCCATTTTATAGCCGGTATTGGAACTGGTGGAACAATAATGGGGACAGGAAGAAGATTAAAAATTTTTAACCCTGATATCCAGATAATAGGAGTTCAGCCAGATAGTCCATTTCACGGAATAGAGGGGCTCAAATATATAGAGACATCTATCAAACCTGGAATATTTGATGAAAACAGGCTGGACAGGACAATGTTTATTGGGACTGATATTGCTTATGAAAGGGCAAGAAGTCTTGCCAGAAAAGAAGGGGTGTTTGTAGGACAGTCATCAGGGGCGGCTTTTGAGGCTGCCATCCAGATTGCGAGGGAAATAGATGAAGGTGTTATTGTCTTTATATGTCCTGACGGAGGCGAAAAATACCTGACAACTGCCCTGTGGGAGATTTAA
- a CDS encoding glycerate kinase: protein MNLRQMAVEIFLYAIENVKPKNLIPETLKISNNKLIISQDTYQLPEKIYIFGSGKASIEMAKVLENILGDKIVNGLVVCNYYEPLRKIKVIQGGHPVPNENSLKGAEELINSLKNLNKNDFFIYLLSGGSSALIEKPIPPITLEDLKKLTNILLSYSVPIEEINIIRKHISMIKGGRLASYTKARGIVLVISDVIGDDLFTIGSAPMYYDTSTFEDAYNVLKKYNLMDKIPETVLQVILKGLKGEIPDTPKSENPNIKHYIIGSNLIALQKAKQKAEEKIPAYILTSQLKGEAREVAKAVTAIGKEIKKSGNPFRPPVCILSGGETTVTVRGNGKGGRNQEFCLSALQEIKNIDNIVLLSGGTDGIDGNSDAAGAVIDKNSYEKAKQLNLNIDEYLNNNNSYNFFKQTGDLIITGATGTNVMDISILIVGG, encoded by the coding sequence ATGAATTTACGCCAGATGGCAGTTGAGATATTTTTATATGCAATAGAGAACGTAAAACCTAAAAATCTCATTCCTGAAACCCTAAAAATCAGCAATAACAAACTTATTATCTCCCAAGACACCTACCAGCTTCCAGAAAAAATATATATCTTTGGAAGTGGTAAAGCTTCCATTGAGATGGCAAAAGTTCTTGAAAATATCCTTGGAGATAAAATTGTAAACGGACTGGTAGTCTGTAATTACTATGAGCCATTAAGAAAAATAAAAGTAATTCAGGGAGGACACCCTGTCCCAAATGAAAACAGTCTAAAGGGTGCCGAAGAACTAATAAACAGCCTAAAAAACCTAAATAAAAATGATTTTTTTATTTATCTACTTTCAGGTGGTAGCTCTGCATTAATAGAAAAGCCTATTCCTCCTATAACCCTTGAAGACTTGAAAAAACTAACAAATATCCTTTTATCCTATTCAGTTCCAATTGAAGAAATAAATATTATCCGAAAACATATATCCATGATAAAAGGAGGCAGACTTGCCTCATATACAAAAGCCAGAGGAATAGTTCTGGTTATTTCTGATGTTATCGGGGATGACCTTTTCACTATAGGCTCAGCACCCATGTATTATGATACTTCAACCTTTGAGGATGCTTACAATGTTCTCAAAAAATATAACCTTATGGATAAAATACCTGAAACCGTTCTTCAGGTAATTCTAAAAGGTCTAAAGGGAGAAATCCCAGACACACCAAAATCAGAAAACCCAAATATAAAACATTACATAATAGGTAGTAATCTCATCGCTTTACAAAAAGCAAAACAAAAAGCAGAAGAAAAAATACCTGCCTACATCCTTACTTCACAGTTAAAAGGTGAAGCACGGGAAGTGGCAAAGGCAGTTACAGCAATAGGAAAAGAAATCAAAAAATCCGGAAATCCATTCAGACCACCTGTATGTATTCTTAGTGGAGGAGAAACAACGGTAACAGTCCGGGGGAATGGCAAAGGAGGTAGAAATCAGGAGTTCTGCCTTTCTGCTCTGCAGGAAATAAAAAATATAGACAATATAGTTTTATTATCAGGGGGAACAGACGGAATAGACGGTAATTCAGATGCAGCAGGAGCAGTAATAGATAAAAACAGTTATGAGAAAGCTAAACAACTTAATTTAAATATTGATGAATATCTAAATAACAACAATTCCTATAACTTTTTCAAACAAACAGGAGATTTAATCATAACAGGTGCTACAGGAACAAATGTAATGGATATTTCTATACTCATTGTAGGGGGTTAA
- a CDS encoding PilZ domain-containing protein, with translation MDERLKALESFKSATDTQITEILLLIFIILFLVIIFIAILYFRKTIKARFLKKLFYKNAKEKGLSDKIIDILWKYSKKIDRDPFLSLEVKASFEKVIDQYVNENPDYDEELIKESRKKLGFDFVPPFVPLTSTKDIELFQGGRLNYQNQTFPVSLYDKDEKYMYWLMIDVVSPPDLKGKKIKIIFLRRDDAIYTLEGEVTDIIYDSGKVILQIPHHVDMKRTQRRQYARVEIDIPIKTRILSDIKPQIITAEGKDISAGGIRICIPQNKRNSVGIEIGTELEMEFEIEGKKLQLNGQVVNIVERKNIICYGIKFKNIKPADEAYILKFVKKKQQKLRELMKNRIG, from the coding sequence TTGGACGAAAGACTAAAAGCACTTGAATCTTTTAAGTCAGCAACAGATACGCAAATAACAGAAATCCTTCTCTTAATTTTTATAATTCTATTTTTAGTTATAATTTTCATAGCCATCCTATATTTCAGAAAAACAATAAAAGCCAGATTTTTAAAGAAACTATTCTACAAAAACGCAAAAGAAAAAGGTCTATCCGACAAAATAATTGATATATTGTGGAAATACTCCAAAAAAATAGACAGAGACCCTTTTTTATCACTGGAAGTAAAGGCTTCCTTTGAAAAGGTAATAGACCAGTACGTAAATGAAAATCCAGACTATGATGAAGAACTAATAAAAGAAAGCCGCAAAAAATTAGGTTTTGATTTTGTTCCACCATTTGTTCCTCTTACATCAACCAAAGATATTGAACTATTTCAGGGAGGAAGACTTAATTATCAAAACCAGACATTTCCCGTTTCTCTGTATGACAAAGATGAAAAATATATGTACTGGCTTATGATTGATGTAGTTTCCCCCCCAGACTTAAAAGGCAAAAAGATAAAAATAATCTTTCTGAGAAGAGATGATGCCATATATACCCTTGAAGGAGAGGTCACAGATATCATATATGACAGTGGAAAAGTAATACTTCAAATTCCCCATCATGTTGATATGAAAAGAACACAGCGTAGACAGTATGCCAGAGTAGAAATTGACATTCCTATTAAAACCAGAATACTATCTGACATAAAACCTCAGATAATAACAGCAGAAGGTAAAGATATAAGTGCAGGTGGAATAAGAATATGTATTCCCCAGAACAAAAGAAATTCTGTAGGAATTGAGATTGGAACAGAGTTAGAAATGGAGTTTGAGATAGAAGGAAAAAAACTTCAGTTAAATGGACAGGTTGTAAACATAGTAGAAAGGAAAAATATAATATGCTATGGTATAAAATTTAAAAATATCAAACCTGCAGATGAAGCTTATATATTAAAATTTGTAAAGAAAAAACAGCAAAAACTAAGGGAATTAATGAAAAACAGAATTGGATAA
- a CDS encoding HAD-IIB family hydrolase: protein MLVIFTDLDGSLLNHDDYSYSDATESLEKIKKLKIPLIFTTSKTRIEVELLQQEIGIKEPFIVENGAAIFFPLGYRNFRIDAPVKDNYQVIVLGETYQKIREFFNRVKGEFGLKGFGDMSVEEVAALTGLSVEKAKLAKQREFTEPFITEKPELLSELEKLAEKNGLKITKGGRFYHLIGKNQDKGKAVKITSDIFKKNIGDIITIGIGDSKNDIPMLENVDIPILIPKINNKYEEVNIKNLIKAPYPGSKGWNAVVRRLINEFTPDGS from the coding sequence ATGTTAGTTATATTTACAGACCTTGATGGTTCATTATTAAACCATGATGATTACTCTTATTCGGATGCTACGGAAAGCCTCGAGAAAATAAAAAAGCTCAAAATTCCTTTGATATTCACTACCAGTAAAACCAGAATAGAAGTTGAACTTCTCCAGCAGGAGATAGGTATAAAAGAGCCTTTCATTGTTGAAAATGGGGCAGCAATATTTTTCCCTCTTGGCTACAGGAATTTCCGTATTGATGCTCCTGTAAAGGATAATTATCAGGTTATTGTATTGGGAGAAACTTACCAGAAAATAAGAGAATTTTTTAACAGAGTAAAGGGAGAGTTTGGACTAAAAGGTTTTGGGGATATGTCAGTTGAAGAGGTGGCAGCTTTAACAGGTCTTTCTGTAGAAAAAGCAAAACTGGCAAAACAAAGGGAGTTTACAGAGCCTTTTATAACAGAAAAGCCTGAACTCTTATCTGAGCTTGAAAAACTTGCAGAAAAAAATGGTCTAAAAATCACAAAAGGTGGTCGTTTTTATCATCTAATAGGAAAAAATCAGGACAAAGGGAAGGCTGTCAAAATCACATCAGACATATTCAAAAAGAATATAGGGGATATCATAACCATAGGAATAGGAGATAGCAAAAACGATATTCCAATGCTTGAAAATGTTGACATTCCCATTCTTATTCCAAAAATTAATAATAAATATGAAGAGGTGAACATTAAAAATCTGATAAAAGCTCCATATCCCGGTAGTAAAGGCTGGAATGCAGTTGTTAGGAGACTAATAAATGAATTTACGCCAGATGGCAGTTGA
- a CDS encoding glycosyl transferase encodes MADFFQNGVITTLQRFNTRSLEELEYELELFAKRRNMVLLLPALYSEFEGPAMPKIVEELKKIRYLYKIVLSLDRASEEEFKKVKKIMSEIPTQVDVIWHDGPRMQELYKLLREAGFTVDIPGKGRSVWMSLGYILSDVNAYAIALHDCDIVNYSRELPARLLYPVVSPALDFEFAKGYYARVTNKLYGRVTRLFYTPLIRALMKILGYKQFLIYLDSFRYALSGEFAFIRSLARGIRISPTWGLEVSMLSEVYNNTSFNRVCQVEVMETYEHKHQKIKKGETSVGLVKMASDIAKTLFRVLAHDGFVFSGGFFRTLLTTYLQEARYAIEKYNALSLINGLEYDRHAEIEAIEAFVEALKLAEDDFRNDPIGVPLMSAWVRVRAALPDISEKLIAAVEADNNDP; translated from the coding sequence ATGGCGGACTTTTTTCAGAATGGTGTTATAACAACTCTTCAAAGATTTAATACAAGAAGTTTAGAGGAACTGGAATACGAGCTGGAGCTTTTTGCAAAAAGAAGAAATATGGTATTACTCCTGCCTGCTCTGTATTCAGAATTTGAAGGTCCAGCAATGCCTAAAATAGTTGAGGAACTTAAAAAAATAAGATATTTATACAAAATAGTTTTATCCCTTGACAGAGCCTCAGAAGAAGAATTTAAAAAAGTTAAAAAAATAATGTCAGAAATTCCTACACAGGTTGATGTTATCTGGCATGATGGCCCCAGAATGCAAGAGCTGTATAAACTCCTCAGGGAAGCAGGATTTACCGTTGATATTCCCGGTAAAGGCAGGTCTGTCTGGATGAGCCTTGGATATATTCTTTCTGATGTTAATGCCTATGCAATAGCATTACATGACTGTGATATTGTCAACTATTCCCGTGAGCTTCCTGCAAGATTACTTTATCCTGTTGTTTCTCCCGCACTGGACTTTGAGTTTGCAAAAGGGTATTACGCACGGGTAACCAATAAACTGTATGGTAGAGTAACAAGACTTTTTTATACCCCTCTTATCAGGGCATTAATGAAAATCCTGGGATACAAGCAATTTCTCATATATCTGGATAGTTTTAGATATGCCCTTTCTGGAGAGTTTGCATTTATCAGAAGTTTGGCAAGGGGAATTAGAATTTCCCCAACATGGGGTTTAGAGGTTTCAATGCTCAGTGAAGTTTATAACAATACATCTTTCAACCGTGTATGTCAGGTTGAGGTAATGGAAACTTATGAACATAAACATCAAAAAATAAAAAAAGGAGAAACATCTGTGGGGCTTGTTAAAATGGCGTCTGATATAGCAAAAACACTATTTAGAGTTCTTGCACATGATGGATTTGTTTTTTCAGGAGGATTTTTCAGAACATTACTGACCACCTACCTACAGGAAGCCAGATATGCAATAGAGAAATATAATGCCCTCTCTCTTATAAATGGACTTGAGTATGACAGACATGCGGAGATTGAAGCCATAGAAGCCTTTGTGGAAGCTCTTAAACTGGCAGAAGATGATTTTAGAAATGACCCTATAGGCGTTCCATTGATGTCTGCATGGGTTCGTGTAAGGGCAGCTTTACCTGATATATCAGAAAAACTTATTGCAGCAGTTGAAGCAGATAATAACGACCCTTAA